Proteins from one Nicotiana tabacum cultivar K326 chromosome 23, ASM71507v2, whole genome shotgun sequence genomic window:
- the LOC107817189 gene encoding cytokinin dehydrogenase 7 — protein sequence MLACLVERFVAENDADSIPEPEKIDDGVLKDLDIEGSIDYGLTVTGLAGKDFGGMYAVKPLAVIRPAGADDVARVIRQALHSPSLTVAARGNGHSINGQAMAHHGLVINMKSMGDNNRIDVSVSAMYADVGGGALWADVLKRCVLGYGLAPTSWTDYLDLTVGGTLSNAGVSGQAFRYGPQTSTVTELEVVTGNGERTVCSNSQNSELFFSVLGGLGQFGIITRARILLQPAPDMVRWIRVVYSEFDEFTRDAELLVMSPESFDYVEGFVFVNSDDPVNGWPSVPLDSNHSFDPTHLPTNTGPVLYCLEVALHYHNHDHPSTVNMMVEKLFGRSRFIEHLRFEIDLNYMDFLLRVKRVEQMARDNGIWDAPHPWLNMFVSKRDIAAFNRIVFQNILKDGINGPMLTYPLIRSKWDNRSSVVLPQGEIFYLVALLRFSHAHPKESEINEMVAQNQEILQTCINNGFDFKLYLPHYKSTEEWKKHFGDQWGRFVERKSQFDPKAILAPGQKIFTRNHLL from the exons ATGTTAGCGTGTTTAGTTGAAAGATTTGTGGCTGAGAATGACGCTGATTCAATACCTGAACCTGAAAAAATCGACGACGGCGTTTTGAAAGACTTGGACATTGAAGGAAGCATTGATTATGGACTCACGGTTACCGGTTTAGCCGGTAAAGATTTTGGCGGCATGTATGCAGTGAAGCCGTTAGCCGTTATACGTCCGGCCGGTGCCGATGACGTCGCGCGGGTGATTAGGCAAGCGTTACACTCACCATCATTAACGGTAGCGGCGAGGGGTAACGGTCATTCCATTAACGGCCAAGCTATGGCCCACCATGGACTCGTTATCAATATGAAATCAATGGGCGATAATAACAGAATCGACGTCAGCGTCTCCGCCATGTACGCCGACGTAGGTGGCGGAGCATTATGGGCTGATGTCTTGAAACGCTGCGTTTTGGGATATGGCTTGGCTCCTACCTCGTGGACGGATTATCTTGATTTAACGGTCGGAGGTACTTTGTCTAACGCCGGCGTCAGTGGCCAAGCTTTCCGTTATGGACCCCAAACGTCAACCGTAACGGAATTGGAAGTGGTTACCGGAAACGGAGAGAGAACCGTCTGCTCAAACTCTCAAAATTCTGAACTCTTCTTCTCTGTTCTTGGCGGACTTGGTCAGTTTGGTATCATCACTAGAGCTCGGATTTTGCTTCAACCCGCCCCGGATATG GTAAGGTGGATAAGAGTGGTATACAGTGAATTCGACGAGTTTACTCGTGATGCTGAGTTACTGGTAATGAGTCCGGAATCGTTCGATTATGTGGAAGGATTTGTGTTTGTGAATAGTGATGACCCGGTAAATGGGTGGCCGTCGGTGCCATTGGATTCAAATCATTCATTTGACCCGACCCATTTACCAACAAACACTGGCCCGGTTCTCTATTGCCTTGAAGTGGCCCTGCATTATCACAACCATGACCATCCCTCCACTGTAAATATG ATGGTGGAGAAATTGTTTGGACGATCGAGATTTATCGAACACTTGAGGTTTGAGATTGACTTGAATTATATGGATTTCTTGTTACGAGTAAAACGCGTAGAACAAATGGCTAGGGATAATGGTATATGGGATGCACCTCATCCATGGCTTAACATGTTCGTTTCCAAGAGAGACATTGCCGCGTTCAATCGAATTGTGTTCCAAAACATCTTAAAAGATGGTATCAATGGTCCTATGTTGACATATCCTCTCATCCGAAGCAA GTGGGATAATCGATCATCAGTGGTGTTACCCCAAGGTGAAATATTTTACTTAGTGGCTCTGCTTCGGTTTAGCCATGCACATCCAAAAGAGTCTGAAATAAACGAGATGGTAGCACAGAACCAAGAGATCTTGCAAACTTGCATAAACAATGGGTTTgatttcaagttgtaccttccgCATTACAAGTCAACAGAGGAATGGAAGAAGCACTTTGGGGATCAATGGGGAAGATTTGTAGAGAGAAAGAGCCAGTTTGATCCAAAGGCTATCCTTGCACCTGGCCAAAAAATATTTACTAGAAACCATCTACTCTAA